The Hevea brasiliensis isolate MT/VB/25A 57/8 chromosome 1, ASM3005281v1, whole genome shotgun sequence genome has a window encoding:
- the LOC110670108 gene encoding uncharacterized protein LOC110670108 — protein MPSYAKFLKDILSKKRKPEDYETIALTEECSAILQNKLPPKLKDLGSFSIPCLIGNMNIDKALYDLGASVSLMPLSIYKKLDVGELKPTTISLQLANRSVKYPVGILENIPIKVGKFFILVDFVVLEMEEDVQIPIILGRPFLATAGAIIDVKNGQLSLKVGDEEVEFNLFSAMKQKLEPNECFKVDIIDKQIKEEFHKAHLEDPLEACIIHNHTTENENTKIIACAQSLTANPPLPLAQVFKVEKLKEEQSKGRPQKNAKQLEVWSETSGAFKVNR, from the coding sequence ATGCCATCTTATGCCAAGTTCCTTAAAGAcattttatcaaagaaaagaaaaccgGAGGACTATGAGACTATTGCTcttacagaggaatgcagtgccatattgcAAAATAAGCTGCCACCAAAACTCAAGGACCTAGGAAGTTTCTCCATACCTTGTCTTATCGGTAACATGAATATAGACAAAGCCCTCTATGATCTAGGTGCAAGTGTAAGTCTGATGCCTCTATCGATATATAAAAAGCTGGATGTAGGGGAGCTTAAACCTACAACAATTTCATTGCAACTAGCTAATCGATCTGTAAAATACCCTGTGGGCATCCTAGAAAACATCCCTATCAAGGTGGGAAAATTCTTTATCCTAGTTGATTTTGTTGTACTGGAAATGGAGGAGGACGTCCAAATTCCTATTATCCTGGGAAGACCTTTCTTAGCAACTGCCGGAGCTATCATAGACGTTAAAAACGGGCAGTTAAGTCTCAAGGTAGGAgatgaagaagtggagttcaatcTGTTCAGCGCAATGAAGCAAAAACTTGAACCTAATGAATGCTTTAAGGTTGATATAATTGACAAGCAAATTAAAGAGGAATTCCATAAAGCACACCttgaagatcctcttgaagcatgcatcATACACAACCACACAACAGAGAATGAGAACACAAAAATTATAGCTTGTGCACAATCCTTGACAGCTAATCCACCCCTACCATTGGCTCAAGTTTTCAAGGTAGAAAAGCTAAAAGAAGAACAATCCAAGGGCAGGCCTCAGAAAAATGCTAAACAGTTAGAAGTGTGGagtgaaacctcaggtgcattcaaAGTTAATAggtag
- the LOC110670136 gene encoding putative disease resistance protein At1g59780 — translation MGEEKRIALAVSWKLSNLMLHESVSLLGLEDQLECIESKLRDTVQSYPVVHWTKSLREIAYDIEEVIDFLVIKASQKMGAGTLMRCVLAFVDLIDQYKLRRKLDQIRVDLFQLFKVECYRESWWSLSRKDLDVGETLISPVIRKVTDIVSDGHLSPAVRKQARWLRDEFISLHDFLQAIEVHGLSDGGEAWMEEVYDVSRLAEDVTGSFLYEREKMRRTWTGSFKNLALALHCFLSERNLGKEMDQMKAKIQDISVRKINAIQRPIERFERLPMRIPPHPLPCKVEEKPDISIFDGDIDDIVEMLLRDDPNCLTISIVGMEGTGKTSLAKLIYENQAIADKFAYRAWVPAASMDSLMRQIAGDEYINMTSVVQDWNEFLRSSRQMLNASLKSKKYLIVIDEVCSESLWNELGVAFNDLSNGTRIIFTARKVGLTPQISERNFTYRLQLRSNDESWALFTHTLNRNIPIELLKLKREILRRCGGLPLMIKKLGGLLSDKDATYEEWSRVLEQLNQNEGPWSGTLSEINKNLPLYLRRCLFYFGLFPEDFEIPARRLICLWVAEGLGRQKGNMEPPERVSEKCLIELANQNIIQVTKKKLNGKISRCRLPDALQVHWLSKAKEANFLQDNIGINLSTNMGEIRRLADYLDPADASFNHIHGNTTSSSIFSCYKYVVSFLSFDTREGSRAGEDIGNFLERCISSSSFCFLWVLDLENVYKPKLPKAVGQLTRLRYLGLRSTYLEILPLFIDKLLNLQTLDLKRTCLNTVPNSIWKMKSLRHLFLDESFRSLFVPRPKDGSLVDLQTLWGAFIDEDSPVRNGLDTLRRITKLGLKCKTSVSSQNEALSSQLVTVANWVMNLKHLEYLRLKSYDESGQPWDLYLQTLLNHKDLCSLYLVGKLKNQLLVSELPQSLIELTLSASEMAEDPMQTLDKLPNLRILRLFSRSFTGKKMVCSSGGFTKLEVLKFRELESLEEWDVKEGALPSLKDLEIRSCGNLQMLPDGLKLVRTLRELKLTRQPELSSRIRDNQGEDRNKIIHARHVYIED, via the coding sequence ATGGGTGAAGAGAAACGCATTGCTCTGGCAGTGTCATGGAAGTTGTCCAATCTGATGCTTCACGAGTCAGTTTCTTTGCTGGGATTAGAAGATCAGCTCGAATGCATCGAAAGCAAACTAAGAGACACTGTTCAATCGTATCCTGTGGTTCATTGGACAAAGAGTTTAAGGGAGATTGCTTATGACATTGAAGAAGTCATTGATTTCCTAGTGATAAAAGCGTCACAGAAAATGGGAGCAGGAACTCTCATGCGTTGTGTTCTAGCTTTCGTTGATTTGATCGATCAATATAAACTTCGCAGGAAGTTAGATCAAATCAGGGTTGACCTCTTTCAATTATTTAAAGTAGAGTGCTATCGAGAATCATGGTGGAGTTTGTCCAGAAAGGACCTTGATGTGGGGGAAACCCTGATTTCTCCCGTGATCAGGAAAGTCACAGACATAGTCAGTGACGGGCACCTTAGCCCTGCGGTAAGAAAGCAAGCCAGATGGTTAAGAGATGAATTCATCTCCTTGCACGATTTTCTTCAGGCTATAGAAGTTCATGGATTAAGTGACGGAGGAGAGGCTTGGATGGAGGAAGTCTATGATGTGTCGCGCTTAGCAGAGGATGTTACTGGTTCATTCTTGTatgagagagagaaaatgaggaggACATGGACAGGGTCTTTCAAGAACCTGGCTCTAGCTCTCCACTGTTTCTTGTCTGAACGAAATCTTGGCAAGGAGATGGACCAGATGAAAGCTAAAATTCAAGACATCTCTGTAAGAAAGATCAATGCCATTCAACGACCAATTGAACGTTTTGAAAGGCTACCAATGAGAATACCACCACATCCTCTTCCTTGCAAGGTTGAAGAAAAACCTGATATTTCTATCTTTGATGGAGATATAGATGATATTGTGGAGATGTTGCTTAGAGATGATCCAAATTGCCTGACTATTTCAATTGTGGGCATGGAAGGCACTGGCAAGACAAGCCTGGCAAAGTTAATCTATGAGAATCAGGCTATTGCAGACAAATTCGCATACAGAGCTTGGGTGCCTGCAGCTAGTATGGACAGTCTCATGAGACAAATTGCAGGGGACGAGTACATAAATATGACATCTGTGGTTCAGGATTGGAATGAATTCTTAAGAAGTTCAAGGCAGATGCTTAATGCTTCCTTGAAGTCTAAGAAGTATCTGATTGTCATTGATGAGGTATGCTCCGAAAGTTTGTGGAATGAACTTGGGGTTGCATTCAATGACCTATCAAACGGTACCAGAATAATTTTCACTGCTCGCAAAGTAGGATTAACTCCACAAATCAGCGAGAGAAACTTTACTTATAGACTGCAACTGCGAAGCAACGATGAGAGCTGGGCATTGTTTACTCATACCTTGAACAGGAACATACCCATAGAACTTCTAAAACTGAAAAGAGAAATTTTAAGGAGGTGTGGAGGTTTGCCATTGATGATCAAAAAGCTTGGAGGCCTGTTGTCAGATAAAGATGCAACTTATGAGGAGTGGTCAAGGGTCCTTGAGCAGCTCAATCAAAATGAAGGGCCTTGGTCAGGAACCTTGTCTGAAATCAATAAGAATTTGCCCCTGTATTTAAGGCGATGTCTTTTCTATTTTGGATTGTTTCCTGAAGACTTTGAGATCCCTGCCAGAAGATTGATTTGCTTATGGGTTGCAGAGGGCTTGGGGCGTCAGAAGGGTAATATGGAACCCCCAGAGCGTGTTTCTGAGAAGTGCTTGATAGAGCTAGCAAACCAGAACATAATACAAGTGACTAAGAAGAAGCTTAATGGAAAAATTAGTAGATGCCGCTTGCCTGATGCTTTGCAGGTACACTGGCTGTCAAAAGCCAAAGAGGCAAATTTTCTCCAAGATAACATTGGCATCAATTTGTCTACAAATATGGGTGAAATACGCCGATTAGCTGACTATCTTGACCCTGCTGATGCTAGCTTTAATCATATCCATGGTAACACCACCAGTTCTTCTATATTCTCTTGTTATAAATATGTTGTTTCTTTTCTGTCTTTTGATACTCGGGAAGGAAGCAGAGCTGGAGAAGACATAGGAAACTTTCTTGAACGATGCATCTCTAGCAGTTCCTTCTGTTTCCTGTGGGTGCTAGATCTTGAAAATGTATACAAGCCGAAATTGCCCAAGGCTGTAGGCCAACTCACTCGGTTGAGGTACCTTGGCTTGAGGTCAACTTACCTGGAGATTCTTCCTTTGTTCATTGACAAACTACTAAACCTTCAAACACTAGATTTGAAGCGTACTTGCCTCAACACTGTCCCCAATTCAATATGGAAGATGAAAAGCCTAAGACATTTGTTTCTAGATGAAAGTTTTCGCAGCTTGTTTGTCCCTCGACCAAAGGACGGCTCTCTGGTGGACCTTCAAACACTCTGGGGTGCATTTATAGATGAGGACAGTCCTGTGAGGAATGGCTTAGACACTTTGCGCAGGATTACCAAATTAGGACTGAAGTGCAAGACATCGGTTTCATCTCAAAATGAGGCACTGTCCTCACAGCTGGTAACAGTGGCAAATTGGGTTATGAACCTGAAACATCTTGAATATTTGAGATTGAAATCATATGATGAATCAGGTCAGCCTTGGGATCTGTACTTGCAGACTTTATTAAACCACAAGGATCTCTGCAGTTTGTATTTGGTCGGAAAGCTAAAGAATCAGCTTCTTGTATCTGAGTTACCCCAGAGTCTTATTGAACTCACCTTGTCCGCATCTGAAATGGCAGAGGATCCAATGCAAACCTTGGACAAGCTTCCAAACCTTAGAATTCTTAGATTGTTCTCTAGATCATTTACGGGAAAGAAAATGGTTTGCAGTTCTGGAGGATTCACAAAGCTTGAAGTCCTCAAGTTCAGGGAGCTGGAATCTCTGGAGGAATGGGATGTGAAGGAAGGGGCATTACCAAGCCTAAAAGACTTGGAGATCAGATCCTGCGGAAATTTGCAGATGCTTCCTGACGGACTGAAGCTTGTTAGGACTCTCCGAGAATTAAAGTTGACAAGACAGCCAGAGTTATCTTCAAGGATTAGGGATAATCAGGGTGAGGACAGGAACAAAATTATCCATGCAAGACATGTCTACATAGAAGATTGA